In the Carassius auratus strain Wakin chromosome 50, ASM336829v1, whole genome shotgun sequence genome, one interval contains:
- the clpxb gene encoding ATP-dependent Clp protease ATP-binding subunit clpX-like, mitochondrial, producing the protein MSCSCRPAVRVIIKSVHKGFSSSRVQLFSHTRPACEEVHLPPFVRVRSFSHTAVCFASKDSTPRDGDGGKKGVGEAGGKRASGSGGSGKGGSQLRCPKCGDPCTHVETLVSSTRFVKCEKCHHFFVVLSETDSKKSLNKEAESSEHGKSAVAQKPPPPPKKIYAYLDKYVVGQSYAKKVLAVAVYNHYKRIYNNLPAAGRQQAETDKQSSLSPRELEIRRREDEYRFTKLLQIAGISPSGNALGASVQQQTTQQAPQDKRGRDVLDSAHTDIKLEKSNIVLLGPTGSGKTLLAQTLAKCLDVPFAICDCTTLTQAGYVGEDIESVIAKLLQDANYSVEKAQQGIVFLDEVDKIGSVPGIHQLRDVGGEGVQQGLLKLLEGTIVNVPEKNSRKLRGETVQVDTTNILFVASGAFNGLDRIVSRRKNEKYLGFGSPSNLGKGRRAAAAADLANSSGNEVDAMAEIEEKDRLLRNVEARDLIEFGMIPEFVGRLPVVVPLHSLDEEMLVQILTEPRNAVVPQYQALFSMDKCELNVTPDALRAIARFALERKTGARGLRSIMEKLLLEPMFEVPQSDIIAVELTKEVIQGKCGPRYIRAPPKETEEEFDCASEEDNWPRHADAANN; encoded by the exons ATGTCTTGTTCGTGCAGACCTGCGGTGAGGGTGATTATAAAGTCAGTTCATAAAG GTTTCTCCTCTTCACGTGTTCAGCTCTTCAGCCACACGAGACCAGCGTGTGAAGAAGTTCATCTACCTCCGTTTGTGCGCGTGAGATCCTTCTCACACACTGCGGTGTGTTTCGCCTCTAAAGACAGCACACCCCGAGACGGCGATGGCGGAAAG AAGGGTGTAGGTGAGGCGGGTGGGAAGCGGGCGTCAGGCAGTGGAGGGTCAGGGAAAGGTGGCAGTCAACTGAGATGTCCCAAATGTGGAGATCCCTGCACACACGTGGAGACTTTAGTGT CCTCCACGCGGtttgtgaaatgtgaaaagtgcCATCATTTCTTCGTGGTTCTGTCTGAGACCGACTCCAAGAAGAGTTTGAACAAGGAAGCAGAGAGCTCGGAGCATGGTAAATCTGCAGTCGCTCAGAAACCCCCTCCACCTCCGAAAAAG ATTTATGCCTACCTCGACAAATATGTTGTCGGCCAGTCATACGCCAAGAAAGTGTTGGCCGTGGCCGTCTATAATCATTACAAACGGATCTACAACAACCTCCCGGCTGCAGGCCGACAGCAAGCGGAAACAGACAAACAGAGCTCCCTCTCTCCCAGAG AGTTAGAGATCAGAAGACGTGAAGATGAATACAGGTTTACAA AGCTGCTTCAGATCGCTGGCATCAGTCCCAGTGGCAACGCTCTGGGTGCGTCGGTCCAGCAGCAGACCACTCAGCAAGCTCCTCAAGACAAAAGGGGCAGGGACGTGCTTGACTCCGCCCACACTGATATTAAGCTGGAAAAGAGCAACATTGTGTTGCTGGGACCTACTGGATCAG GTAAAACCCTGCTGGCCCAGACTCTGGCTAAATGCTTGGATGTGCCCTTCGCCATCTGCGACTGTACCACCCTGACCCAGGCGGGATATGTAGGCGAGGACATTGAATCTGTTATTGCCAAACTTCTGCAGGACGCCAACTATTCAGTCGAGAAAGCACAGCAAG GCATAGTGTTCCTCGATGAGGTGGATAAAATTGGCAGTGTGCCTGGAATTCATCAGCTGAGAGATGTCGGGGGCGAAGGAGTTCAGCAG GGTTTGCTGAAATTGCTTGAGGGAACAATTGTTAATGTTCCAGAGAAGAACAGCAGAAAGTTGAGAGGCGAGACAGTGCAAGTGGATACAACCAACATTTTGTTTGTGGCATCAGGTGCTTTCAATGGGCTGGACAGGATCGTCAGCCGTAGGAAAAACGAaaag TATCTTGGATTTGGCTCTCCTTCTAACCTGGGCAAAGGGCGTAGAGCTGCAGCAGCTGCAGATCTGGCCAACAGCTCAGGAAATGAAGTGGACGCAATGGCAGAGATTGAGGAAAAGGACCGGCTCCTGCGGAACGTTGAAGCACGGGACCTCATCGAGTTCGGCATGATCCCAGAGTTTGTGGGCCGTCTGCCTGTGGTGGTGCCACTGCACAGTCTGGATGAGGAGATGTTGGTGCAGATCCTTACAGAACCTCGTAATGCAGTGGTCCCTCAGTATCAGGCCCTCTTCAGTATGGATAAA tgtGAGCTGAATGTAACCCCAGATGCATTACGAGCAATTGCCCGTTTTGCTCTGGAACGGAAGACAGGAGCCAGGGGTCTCCGCTCCATCATG GAGAAGCTCTTGCTGGAGCCCATGTTTGAGGTGCCTCAATCTGACATCATTGCTGTGGAACTGACTAAGGAGGTGATACAGGGCAAATGTGGACCACGTTACATTAG